One part of the Olleya sp. YS genome encodes these proteins:
- a CDS encoding DUF6638 family protein, with the protein MQKLKQANLYRSELIPVSGKLVERYNLCLKKLGFAPTNLTKFSIDGIGYSPEIAEEKGTTMYLNNGEANPHAIIISPLQKGKPVYSPFHSFDREMMKQVFQVHGTKINDITRDSAICIDFDQDIDAFYEPLDVLKYDKVYIKFHLINNLDQVQKEQQKLIDTFKQGNNFIDEDLHAQLLESAKTYGDLRGRDLSLHSLQYQTDSFYTKSFGGVYVLRDFISPIVVFEDLKWYKKAIKDTTHDVIIFHIEQPELMVKLRDHVIIEHDLEEALNTDRYQRIKKMEFAMALKDTQHPLRDILSDPVLFKSYLNKLDIDTRKRVMGVELYLDKLEVSNQYKIADIVDKNLFNALHTPHSSLQANHQDLIWKLLINVSPRDVLFLYWYDKEEFYKQYASWDDSFKDWVIETINSNI; encoded by the coding sequence ATGCAAAAACTAAAACAAGCCAATTTATACAGAAGCGAGCTCATTCCAGTTAGTGGAAAATTAGTGGAGCGTTACAACCTATGCTTAAAAAAGTTAGGTTTTGCGCCAACTAATCTTACCAAATTTTCAATAGATGGTATAGGTTATAGTCCAGAAATAGCAGAAGAGAAAGGCACCACCATGTATTTAAACAATGGTGAAGCTAATCCGCATGCTATCATAATTTCACCTTTACAAAAAGGTAAACCTGTATATTCTCCTTTTCATAGTTTTGATAGAGAGATGATGAAGCAAGTGTTTCAGGTTCATGGTACAAAAATAAATGATATTACCAGAGATTCTGCTATTTGCATCGATTTTGATCAAGATATTGATGCATTTTACGAGCCACTTGATGTACTAAAATATGATAAGGTTTATATCAAATTCCATTTAATAAACAATTTAGACCAAGTTCAAAAAGAACAACAAAAACTAATTGATACATTTAAACAAGGTAATAATTTTATAGATGAAGATTTGCACGCTCAACTTCTTGAATCTGCTAAAACATATGGCGATTTGCGAGGTAGAGATTTAAGTTTACATAGTTTACAATATCAAACAGATTCGTTTTATACCAAGTCTTTTGGAGGTGTTTATGTGCTACGCGATTTTATTTCGCCAATTGTGGTTTTTGAGGACTTAAAATGGTACAAAAAAGCGATAAAAGATACGACTCATGATGTCATAATTTTTCATATCGAACAACCTGAGTTAATGGTAAAATTACGCGATCATGTTATCATTGAGCATGATTTGGAGGAAGCGCTTAATACAGATAGATACCAACGTATTAAAAAAATGGAGTTTGCTATGGCTTTAAAAGATACGCAACATCCATTACGTGATATTTTAAGTGATCCTGTATTGTTTAAAAGTTATTTAAACAAATTAGATATAGATACCAGAAAGCGTGTGATGGGAGTGGAGTTATACTTAGACAAATTAGAAGTGAGTAACCAATATAAGATTGCAGATATTGTCGATAAAAATTTATTTAATGCATTGCATACACCTCATTCTTCTTTGCAAGCCAATCACCAAGACTTGATATGGAAGTTGTTGATTAATGTCTCGCCTAGAGACGTGCTGTTTTTGTATTGGTACGACAAAGAAGAGTTTTACAAACAATATGCTTCATGGGACGACTCCTTTAAAGATTGGGTTATTGAGACTATTAACAGTAATATATAA
- a CDS encoding AAA family ATPase: MEHNSTFPIKKSELDVLRDEASSYLKSISWEQGARAKNKDKDAKDESILLYLSKANNGSSVAITSVSKTILALKKRLLPDSVAIPLFLNQTLFAVQEGLTLGIWIKDSYYDASGLSSLNERKSALDASGRREYESKMQTASAFMLFASAYKILHLLKPHASDDLSVMKQKFAGIPEVSLMTPLKGVSCALFYYDKYLAHPEIIKSDKDVADFTVVYFEALIDEINLRRSSLEYTETILDRTYKLENSDFAISGWENTFQGTAKSVEFNKIQFDQIVGNRDAKHFARRLTERMLSYDFEAKKNPFQELGGFMPVFMGYGIPGTGKSMLIAAIATRLKEHCDHLDIPFLFHPMPDTLISTFQGGSAEKMVDWMKPLQDPNKLIFAPIDDAENNLQERTTQGVSAGVKEVIGVFLRYTEGAYAVNYGNSSIGLFTNLPEMLDKAVISRVQGRFKIDGARNEHDFIDQDHLWWRKLDKTMPSFVNMSNPNDYNYLDAQQVAKNLGEILDKVDKPTEQRVLDTFNKVESKYKDTEHMFYAHLYTEIQKIFPFFSSRDVRNIQKAVSLRLTDFDLEPDWFDNPDIYFKKDYDTKFGMLQELMRANMKGLDFSDIRRQEVVRYLDNVATIADTDFKRKVDARVNQLNIETAAREQFGK; this comes from the coding sequence ATGGAACATAACTCAACATTCCCAATAAAAAAATCAGAATTAGACGTTTTACGTGACGAAGCCTCATCATATTTAAAAAGTATTAGTTGGGAGCAAGGCGCACGTGCAAAAAATAAAGATAAAGACGCTAAAGACGAATCTATTTTATTATATCTGTCCAAAGCCAATAATGGATCATCGGTAGCAATTACTTCAGTATCAAAAACCATTTTAGCATTAAAAAAACGATTATTACCAGATTCTGTTGCTATTCCACTATTTTTAAATCAAACTTTATTTGCAGTACAAGAAGGACTAACTTTAGGGATTTGGATAAAAGATAGTTACTATGATGCGTCTGGTTTATCTAGTCTTAACGAGCGTAAATCCGCTTTAGATGCTAGTGGAAGACGCGAGTATGAAAGCAAAATGCAAACCGCAAGCGCCTTTATGCTATTTGCTTCAGCTTATAAAATTTTACATCTTTTAAAACCACATGCTTCAGATGATTTAAGTGTGATGAAGCAGAAATTTGCAGGTATTCCTGAAGTGTCTTTAATGACTCCTTTAAAAGGAGTGTCTTGTGCTTTATTTTACTATGACAAGTACTTAGCTCATCCAGAGATTATCAAAAGTGATAAAGACGTTGCCGATTTTACAGTTGTGTATTTTGAAGCGTTGATAGATGAAATTAATCTTCGTAGAAGTAGCCTAGAATATACAGAGACCATATTAGACAGAACCTATAAGCTTGAAAATAGTGATTTTGCTATTTCTGGTTGGGAAAACACCTTTCAGGGAACTGCTAAAAGTGTCGAGTTTAATAAAATACAATTCGACCAGATTGTTGGTAACAGAGATGCCAAGCATTTTGCACGTCGTTTAACTGAGCGTATGCTAAGCTACGACTTTGAAGCAAAGAAAAACCCATTTCAAGAATTAGGTGGTTTTATGCCAGTGTTTATGGGTTATGGTATTCCTGGAACAGGAAAAAGTATGCTGATTGCAGCAATAGCAACACGTTTAAAAGAGCATTGCGACCATTTAGATATTCCGTTTTTATTTCACCCAATGCCAGACACGTTGATTAGTACGTTTCAGGGTGGATCTGCGGAGAAAATGGTAGATTGGATGAAACCTTTACAAGATCCTAACAAGCTTATTTTTGCACCAATTGATGATGCAGAAAATAACTTACAAGAGCGTACCACACAAGGTGTTTCTGCTGGAGTAAAAGAGGTAATTGGTGTGTTTTTAAGATACACAGAAGGTGCTTATGCAGTAAACTATGGTAACAGTTCTATTGGGCTATTTACAAACTTACCTGAAATGTTAGACAAAGCAGTCATCTCTCGTGTACAAGGACGTTTTAAAATAGATGGTGCCAGAAACGAGCATGATTTTATAGATCAAGATCACTTATGGTGGCGAAAACTAGACAAGACTATGCCTAGTTTTGTGAACATGAGTAATCCAAACGATTATAACTATTTAGATGCACAACAAGTGGCAAAAAACTTGGGCGAAATATTAGATAAAGTCGATAAGCCTACAGAACAACGCGTGTTAGATACGTTTAACAAAGTAGAGAGTAAATATAAAGATACAGAGCATATGTTTTATGCACATTTGTATACAGAGATTCAAAAGATATTTCCATTTTTCTCGTCTCGTGACGTGCGTAATATTCAAAAAGCAGTGTCTTTACGTTTAACCGATTTTGATTTAGAACCAGATTGGTTTGACAATCCAGACATCTACTTCAAAAAAGATTATGATACTAAATTTGGTATGTTGCAAGAGTTAATGCGTGCTAATATGAAAGGTTTAGACTTTTCAGACATAAGACGTCAAGAGGTTGTACGTTATTTAGATAATGTGGCAACTATTGCAGATACCGACTTTAAACGAAAAGTAGATGCTAGAGTTAATCAATTAAACATTGAAACTGCTGCAAGAGAGCAGTTTGGTAAATAA
- a CDS encoding MBL fold metallo-hydrolase, whose product MKKLALALFTMTLVLNSCKNETKTDTSKLEENKSLSTQNDIEIIPISHATMVLNYEDHTIYADPTGGGKAFEGQKTPTIILITDIHGDHLNIDTLKELDLKNSLIVAPQAVIDKFPEDFKPMFRALNNGQSAVVKDIPIEAIPMYNLPEDDTSRHPKGRGNGYIVTLGEERVYISGDTEDIPEMRNLKNIDKAFVCMNLPYTMTVDSAASAVLDFKPKQVYPFHYRGKGGLSDVARFKTLVNKGNPDIEVVQLDWYPKR is encoded by the coding sequence ATGAAAAAATTAGCACTAGCCTTATTTACAATGACTTTAGTATTAAATAGTTGTAAAAATGAAACTAAAACTGATACCTCAAAACTTGAAGAAAACAAAAGCTTAAGCACGCAAAATGATATAGAAATAATACCAATATCTCATGCAACAATGGTTTTAAATTATGAAGACCATACCATTTATGCTGATCCAACTGGTGGAGGAAAAGCGTTTGAAGGCCAAAAAACACCAACAATTATATTAATTACAGATATCCATGGAGACCATTTAAATATCGATACGTTAAAAGAATTAGATTTAAAAAACAGCTTGATTGTTGCTCCACAAGCGGTTATTGATAAATTTCCTGAAGACTTTAAACCGATGTTTAGAGCTCTAAATAATGGTCAAAGTGCTGTGGTTAAAGATATTCCAATTGAAGCTATACCAATGTATAATTTACCAGAGGATGACACCTCAAGACATCCTAAAGGACGTGGAAATGGTTATATAGTAACTCTCGGAGAAGAACGCGTTTATATTTCTGGCGATACAGAAGACATCCCAGAAATGCGAAACCTTAAAAACATTGACAAAGCATTTGTATGTATGAACTTGCCTTACACCATGACAGTCGATAGTGCTGCTAGTGCTGTTTTAGATTTTAAACCTAAACAAGTCTATCCGTTTCACTACAGAGGAAAAGGTGGCTTAAGTGATGTTGCAAGATTTAAAACCTTAGTTAATAAAGGCAATCCAGATATTGAAGTGGTACAGTTAGATTGGTATCCTAAGAGATAG
- a CDS encoding trypsin-like peptidase domain-containing protein has product MIKKITLLTLALFINFTLLHAQDDGGMLKIADEFPVNASATLDYNTNNSGMVYQKEFRSNGSGYVKVYFNNFDLKPGDYVKVYSPITLDEITYSNQGKVIGSQNEMISSFWSRTIWSDHIVVELYSTQGNNTHYGFDIDTVAYGYSMDKINDAFQYVQSDFESICSVDDKEAIECYNGTEMYRKAKAVCRLLIGGGGLCTGWLLGTDGNIMTNNHCIGDANDALNTEFLFNYQYAECAGITDAVSDMVATTSTFIQTDANLDFTLVMLPVNPVPTYGYLSLASNPPSVGERIYIPQHPGGRRKEIAVNTDTNGDVNGFAQITNAGGLPSRVEYHCDTEGGSSGSPVLRYSDNLVVAIHNTGGCPNGSFGRSDELIAAIGANMPNGGVDDPNPESPSIGFGNANLTVNEATGCDYQDIDFTLRMALPATQDADITFLFQGGTATNNSDYELITPSTVTFLAGDNTDKTGTIRVYNDAFVEGEETIVVELALNANGGDAELGLQDTLTVTIKDDDYDPSVGNLINFAFDDFENTLSNWTVTGNATTPFAIGNETTASSTSWSAAGNATDFVFINDDACNCTMDNERLMYNTVFDLSNVSSSSVSFDIIHTDSNNQYASDTYAQVSTDNGLTWVNLGNEFITYSTWTNLSLDLSAYAGQSSVMISFLYNDLGNWAYGFAIDNFSVDGNGDALIRTNVNDGSTNATLPLASTGVIYAYDTGDGSIMADIVNNDGTDYDCIDVAVSRSGTSGQSFQGSTGALLAMDKQFTITTTQPSQSSDATIIFYLTEAEVSGWETAVANAGGSYSRSDLRIFRESTSGTSETVVPTITDYNGDIKMTGNFTGIDGVFSFAPEQTLSVTNFEVDAFLIYPNPVNNILTIDAKFTIDNMTIYDINGRLINSVSLQGNQLKHQLDVTALSQGLYFIEIESENSKYVKKFIKR; this is encoded by the coding sequence ATGATTAAGAAAATTACACTCCTAACACTAGCCTTATTTATTAACTTTACTTTATTACATGCCCAAGATGATGGTGGTATGCTTAAAATTGCAGATGAATTTCCTGTAAATGCGTCAGCAACCTTAGATTATAACACTAACAATTCTGGAATGGTCTATCAAAAAGAGTTTAGATCTAACGGTTCAGGTTATGTAAAAGTTTATTTTAATAATTTCGATTTAAAACCTGGTGACTATGTCAAGGTTTACAGTCCAATAACATTGGATGAAATTACATATTCTAACCAAGGAAAAGTTATTGGTTCTCAAAATGAAATGATTAGTAGCTTTTGGTCTAGAACCATCTGGAGCGACCATATTGTTGTAGAACTATACAGTACTCAAGGTAATAATACGCATTACGGATTTGATATTGATACGGTAGCATATGGTTACAGTATGGATAAAATTAATGATGCATTCCAATATGTACAATCTGATTTTGAATCTATTTGTAGTGTGGACGATAAAGAAGCTATAGAATGTTACAATGGAACAGAAATGTATAGAAAAGCCAAAGCTGTTTGCAGACTTTTGATTGGTGGTGGTGGTTTATGTACTGGATGGCTTTTAGGTACTGATGGTAATATTATGACAAACAATCACTGTATTGGTGATGCGAATGATGCATTGAATACCGAATTTTTATTTAATTATCAATATGCTGAATGTGCAGGTATTACTGATGCAGTATCAGATATGGTAGCAACAACATCTACGTTTATCCAAACAGATGCAAACTTAGATTTTACATTAGTAATGTTACCTGTTAATCCTGTTCCTACGTATGGTTATTTAAGTTTAGCGTCTAATCCACCTTCTGTAGGTGAGCGAATTTATATTCCTCAACACCCAGGAGGACGTAGAAAAGAAATTGCTGTGAATACTGATACTAATGGAGATGTAAATGGTTTTGCTCAAATAACAAACGCTGGTGGATTACCTTCACGAGTAGAATACCATTGTGATACAGAAGGTGGTAGTTCAGGTTCTCCTGTACTACGTTATTCTGATAACTTAGTAGTAGCCATACATAATACAGGTGGTTGTCCAAATGGATCGTTTGGGCGTAGTGACGAGTTAATAGCTGCTATTGGTGCTAATATGCCTAATGGAGGTGTCGATGATCCAAACCCAGAATCACCATCCATAGGATTTGGAAACGCTAATTTGACTGTAAATGAAGCTACAGGTTGTGATTATCAAGATATAGATTTTACTTTAAGAATGGCTTTACCTGCAACTCAAGATGCTGATATCACATTTTTATTTCAAGGAGGTACTGCTACTAATAATAGTGATTATGAATTAATTACGCCAAGCACTGTTACTTTTTTAGCAGGTGATAACACAGATAAAACGGGTACTATTAGAGTATATAATGATGCTTTTGTTGAAGGTGAAGAAACTATTGTTGTTGAATTAGCACTAAACGCGAATGGTGGAGACGCTGAGCTTGGCCTTCAAGATACATTAACAGTAACTATTAAAGATGATGATTATGATCCGTCTGTTGGAAACCTAATTAATTTTGCGTTTGATGATTTTGAAAACACCTTATCTAATTGGACGGTAACCGGAAATGCAACAACTCCTTTTGCTATTGGAAATGAAACCACAGCTAGTTCTACTTCTTGGAGTGCTGCTGGTAATGCAACAGATTTTGTGTTTATAAACGATGATGCTTGTAATTGTACAATGGATAATGAACGTTTAATGTATAATACTGTTTTTGATCTATCAAATGTAAGTTCTTCAAGTGTATCTTTTGACATTATTCACACAGATAGTAACAACCAATATGCATCAGACACTTATGCGCAAGTATCCACAGATAATGGACTTACTTGGGTCAACTTAGGAAACGAATTTATTACTTACAGTACTTGGACCAATCTAAGTTTAGATTTATCTGCTTATGCTGGACAGTCAAGTGTTATGATTTCCTTTTTGTATAACGACTTAGGTAATTGGGCTTATGGTTTTGCAATAGATAATTTTTCTGTAGATGGTAATGGTGATGCACTTATCCGAACTAATGTTAATGATGGTTCTACTAATGCAACTTTACCATTAGCTAGTACAGGTGTGATTTATGCTTACGACACTGGAGATGGAAGTATAATGGCAGATATTGTTAATAATGATGGCACTGATTACGATTGTATTGATGTTGCAGTATCTAGATCAGGAACTAGCGGACAATCGTTTCAAGGTAGTACAGGTGCGTTATTAGCAATGGATAAACAATTTACAATAACTACGACGCAACCTTCACAATCTAGCGATGCAACAATTATCTTTTATTTAACAGAAGCTGAAGTATCAGGTTGGGAAACTGCTGTTGCTAATGCTGGAGGGTCTTACTCTAGAAGTGACCTAAGAATATTCAGAGAATCTACATCTGGAACCTCTGAAACCGTTGTGCCAACCATTACGGATTATAATGGAGATATTAAAATGACAGGTAATTTTACTGGTATTGACGGAGTGTTTAGTTTTGCTCCTGAACAAACATTATCTGTTACTAATTTTGAAGTAGATGCCTTTTTAATATATCCAAATCCTGTAAATAATATTCTTACCATAGATGCTAAGTTTACTATTGACAACATGACTATTTACGATATCAATGGACGATTAATTAATAGTGTATCACTACAAGGCAATCAACTTAAACATCAATTAGATGTTACTGCATTGTCACAAGGTTTATACTTTATTGAAATTGAATCTGAAAATTCCAAATACGTTAAGAAATTTATAAAACGTTAA
- a CDS encoding microtubule-binding protein, whose amino-acid sequence MSDDFDLLETNSNEKNAKVDVNWGKAIDTMKSKLAQEDDPESRQKILNATLDDVVGMAEKDRTTLLDAIKDLTDYQDEVGILFERFSSLNEKEQKVIDDAQKALERAKIELEDAKNKPDTWWNNLWGRKSKIKKAEQALETAEKTRAAADNKAKAMFQERIESADIQTLLGELSYKSQAAITRLKNREVEIKEVEDKLQDAIVEASKNHTKALEKKKETEDKLEEQYALLKQARQALEEVADKQSTEYSDALAKVTQLEQKVEELEGLKNAYTTLAASKDSFVHKHNLTIKVLTSLRSNLQTHRAKLKSDTEERLKYYDGYVVALKARTDQEFAAILEHLGVKTDEHIGETLAAMHTASAKARQEMMDNIPVHEKVMQGVYRSYAEALQEIRAKDVDIQKNFADRYGIDMKEIFEEYYNSDANAPSGEDDSTGGGNGTPKPEAGNDDLLS is encoded by the coding sequence ATGTCTGATGATTTTGATTTATTAGAAACAAACTCTAACGAAAAAAATGCTAAAGTAGATGTCAATTGGGGAAAAGCAATTGATACCATGAAGTCTAAATTGGCGCAAGAAGACGATCCAGAAAGTCGTCAAAAAATACTTAATGCAACGTTAGACGATGTTGTTGGTATGGCAGAAAAAGACCGTACAACGCTTCTAGACGCGATTAAAGATTTAACGGATTATCAAGATGAAGTTGGTATTTTATTCGAGCGTTTTTCATCACTTAACGAAAAAGAACAAAAAGTTATTGACGATGCTCAAAAAGCATTAGAACGTGCTAAAATAGAATTGGAAGATGCTAAAAACAAACCAGATACTTGGTGGAATAACCTTTGGGGACGTAAAAGCAAAATCAAAAAAGCAGAGCAAGCTTTAGAAACAGCAGAAAAAACACGAGCTGCAGCAGATAACAAAGCCAAAGCCATGTTTCAAGAACGTATAGAAAGTGCAGATATTCAAACCCTTTTAGGCGAGCTGTCTTACAAATCTCAAGCAGCTATTACACGTCTTAAAAATCGTGAAGTAGAAATTAAAGAAGTAGAGGATAAACTGCAAGATGCTATTGTTGAAGCTTCTAAAAATCATACAAAAGCACTAGAAAAGAAAAAGGAAACAGAAGACAAACTAGAAGAACAGTATGCTTTACTTAAACAAGCAAGACAAGCCTTAGAAGAAGTAGCAGATAAACAATCTACAGAGTATTCTGACGCGTTAGCTAAAGTAACACAGTTAGAACAAAAAGTCGAAGAGTTAGAAGGACTTAAAAACGCCTACACAACTCTCGCAGCATCTAAAGATAGCTTTGTGCACAAGCACAACTTGACTATCAAAGTACTAACCTCTTTACGTAGTAATTTACAAACGCATCGTGCCAAATTAAAGTCAGATACAGAAGAACGTTTAAAGTATTATGATGGTTACGTGGTGGCTTTAAAAGCGCGTACAGACCAAGAGTTTGCAGCTATTTTAGAGCATTTAGGAGTTAAAACAGATGAGCATATTGGAGAGACTTTAGCAGCAATGCATACAGCAAGTGCTAAAGCACGTCAAGAAATGATGGACAACATTCCAGTACACGAAAAAGTTATGCAAGGTGTATATCGTAGCTATGCTGAGGCTTTACAGGAAATCAGAGCTAAAGATGTAGATATTCAAAAGAATTTTGCAGACCGTTATGGCATCGATATGAAAGAGATTTTTGAAGAGTATTATAATTCAGATGCCAATGCGCCTTCAGGAGAAGATGATTCAACAGGAGGAGGTAATGGTACGCCAAAACCAGAAGCAGGAAACGACGACTTATTGTCTTAA
- a CDS encoding chromosome partitioning protein ParA, with protein sequence MANNTANTGLKVALGIALALFIGTGIYTSSLYKDKQQTEQQLTTEKNDVLKDLNGLKAKYDVALGENQVANQSLIDARERIQGLIDSLQLSETNVKSLWRYKKKYLALQDEMDVLLAENDRLKVENMQLATNLDSTRVQYEQSKMFNDSLLVQNTALATVVENAAVLTTANLKGFGVIERSNGKLIPTERARRSDKIRVCYTVAKNKLVQAGDKELFVQVIDPKNNILGANAQVKFGEQTLNYSIISKFNYENGNLDICEFVTNTTDDDFEKGRYQVNVFNGKELVSSSEFTLK encoded by the coding sequence ATGGCAAATAACACTGCAAATACAGGATTAAAAGTAGCATTAGGTATAGCTTTAGCATTATTTATTGGTACTGGTATTTACACTTCGTCTTTATACAAAGACAAACAACAAACAGAACAACAATTAACGACTGAAAAAAATGACGTTCTAAAGGATTTAAATGGCTTAAAAGCTAAGTATGATGTTGCTTTAGGCGAAAACCAAGTGGCTAATCAAAGTCTAATTGACGCTAGAGAGCGTATACAGGGATTAATAGATTCTTTACAATTATCTGAAACTAACGTTAAAAGTTTATGGAGATACAAAAAGAAGTATTTAGCATTACAAGATGAAATGGACGTATTATTGGCTGAAAACGATAGACTTAAAGTTGAAAACATGCAGTTAGCAACTAACTTAGATAGTACTAGAGTGCAATATGAGCAAAGCAAGATGTTTAACGATTCTTTATTAGTGCAAAATACAGCACTTGCTACAGTGGTTGAAAATGCTGCAGTATTAACAACTGCTAACTTGAAAGGGTTTGGAGTTATTGAGCGTAGTAATGGTAAACTTATACCAACAGAAAGAGCAAGACGAAGTGATAAAATTAGAGTATGCTACACGGTTGCAAAAAATAAGCTAGTACAAGCAGGAGACAAAGAGTTATTTGTCCAAGTTATAGATCCAAAAAATAATATTTTAGGAGCCAATGCGCAGGTCAAATTTGGTGAACAAACCCTTAATTATAGTATTATTAGTAAGTTTAATTATGAAAATGGAAACTTGGATATTTGCGAGTTTGTTACGAATACTACAGACGACGATTTTGAAAAAGGGCGTTATCAAGTGAATGTATTTAACGGAAAAGAATTGGTTTCAAGCTCTGAATTTACCCTCAAATAA
- a CDS encoding formimidoylglutamase yields the protein MDKLVLYNKSIVNNLLNIRSGETKFGEHVQFLTSVSNIYDTLKSLDVTYVIFGLPESVGVFANYGKSGASTTWEATIKILLNTQNNSFNDAKKVLVLGHLDFSIEQEQLSKLKQDHSKHINKARKLVAEIDKHVVDLVSTIVSAGKIPIAIGGGHNNAYGMIKGTSLAFKHPINSINFDAHTDFRALEGRHSGNGFSYAYAEKFLKRYFAFGLHENYTSTNLFKQFKNNKHLDYNTYEAIAIRKQQKFKKELQRAEKHINNTKFGIEIDCDAIINTPSSAQTPSGFSAEKARQFLHYYALLEQASYLHICEAIAKKKKANQVGKLVSYLITDFIRTNSKTHDKN from the coding sequence ATGGATAAATTAGTTTTATACAATAAATCAATAGTAAACAATTTACTCAATATACGTTCAGGTGAAACTAAATTTGGTGAACATGTTCAGTTTTTAACCAGTGTTTCCAATATATACGACACACTTAAAAGTTTGGACGTTACTTATGTAATTTTTGGTCTTCCAGAATCTGTTGGTGTGTTTGCAAACTACGGTAAATCAGGCGCTTCGACTACTTGGGAAGCCACAATTAAAATTTTGTTAAATACACAAAACAATAGTTTTAACGATGCAAAAAAAGTATTAGTTCTTGGTCATTTAGATTTTTCTATCGAACAAGAGCAGCTATCTAAATTAAAACAAGACCATTCTAAACATATTAATAAAGCTAGAAAGCTTGTTGCAGAAATTGACAAACATGTTGTAGATTTAGTTTCAACCATTGTAAGTGCTGGAAAAATCCCAATAGCAATTGGAGGAGGACACAATAACGCTTATGGAATGATTAAAGGAACTAGTTTAGCATTTAAACATCCTATTAATAGTATCAATTTCGATGCGCATACAGATTTTAGAGCTTTAGAAGGTAGACATAGCGGAAATGGTTTTAGTTACGCTTACGCTGAAAAGTTTTTAAAACGATATTTTGCTTTTGGTCTACACGAAAATTATACCTCTACAAATCTCTTTAAGCAATTTAAGAATAATAAACATCTTGATTACAATACATATGAAGCAATTGCAATAAGAAAACAACAAAAGTTTAAAAAAGAATTACAACGTGCAGAAAAGCATATAAATAACACCAAATTTGGTATAGAAATAGATTGTGATGCTATTATCAATACGCCAAGTAGTGCGCAAACACCAAGTGGGTTTTCTGCTGAAAAAGCAAGACAATTTCTACATTATTATGCATTATTAGAACAGGCTAGTTATTTGCATATTTGTGAGGCAATAGCCAAAAAGAAAAAAGCGAACCAAGTTGGAAAGTTAGTTAGCTATTTAATAACCGATTTTATCCGTACTAATTCTAAAACACATGACAAAAATTAA
- a CDS encoding GNAT family N-acetyltransferase translates to MIDKVVIIPFDKKYSKDFYILNREWLQTYFYVEPFDEEVLSKPNDYIIDKGGHIFFAKLNNQIVGTYAFMPLKNEVGFELTKMAVLPSLRGQKIGQQLLEHCINYAKSHQFKRLLLYSSKKLENAIYLYRKFGFKEIELEQNSPYKRSNIKMEFDLYK, encoded by the coding sequence ATGATTGATAAAGTTGTTATTATTCCCTTTGATAAAAAATACTCTAAAGATTTCTATATTCTTAATAGAGAGTGGTTACAAACTTATTTTTACGTAGAACCTTTTGATGAAGAGGTCCTAAGCAAACCCAATGACTATATTATTGATAAAGGTGGACACATTTTTTTTGCTAAATTAAATAATCAAATAGTTGGGACTTATGCGTTTATGCCATTAAAAAATGAAGTTGGTTTTGAGCTAACTAAAATGGCTGTTTTACCGAGTTTAAGAGGACAAAAAATAGGACAACAACTATTAGAACATTGCATAAATTATGCAAAATCACATCAATTTAAACGACTACTACTCTACTCTAGTAAAAAATTAGAAAACGCTATTTACTTGTATAGGAAATTTGGTTTTAAGGAGATCGAACTAGAACAAAATTCGCCTTACAAAAGAAGTAATATTAAAATGGAATTTGATTTATACAAGTAA